The following proteins are encoded in a genomic region of Triticum dicoccoides isolate Atlit2015 ecotype Zavitan chromosome 1B, WEW_v2.0, whole genome shotgun sequence:
- the LOC119323080 gene encoding uncharacterized protein LOC119323080 isoform X2, giving the protein MEGPPAGVDEEIHHKQPEVIRLSMLLLQRRTPWPLFPLHTHWPSQNVTLCVVVGYDMIKVSEQLCKSDLDIPIKRKKL; this is encoded by the exons ATGGAGGGGCCGCCGGCAGGTGTGGATGAGGAGATCCACCACAAACAACCTGAG GTTATTCGCCTGTCCATGCTGCTATTACAGAGGCGGACGCCGTGGCCGCTGTTTCCTCTGCACACGCATTGGCCATCCCAG AATGTGACCCTATGCGTGGTGGTGGGGTATGATATGATCAAGGTCTCCGAGCAGCTCTGCAAATCAG ACTTGGATATCCCCATTAAAAG GAAGAAACTGTAG
- the LOC119323080 gene encoding uncharacterized protein LOC119323080 isoform X1 yields MVLVFRKKYGHLNLTFSIGEQISSDNRRSTLNIACPSEEQMLFITASLHMLASLISMKALYKVVAPYLLGANRRRCRGSASRPRRHHRAPPPLVFLLRRHYGSTMAGLLVAQLAASVDLLCVSNRPKIPTLSSSPTTSSATRSDTASSAPFGSMPFKRFVLIGWVALVNYGKDYGRLVVIVDVVDQNRNVEDTVHREVEIMQHLSGHPAVVTLKAVCGGCKSKQLKGTRRLGVRDYISLLSLIFCPKYKCDEVQHYGCHYVLCNG; encoded by the exons ATGGTGTTGGTGTTTCGCAAAAAGTATGGCCACTTGAACCTGACTTTTTCTATTGGAGAGCAGATCAGTTCTGAT AACAGAAGATCCACACTAAACATAGCATGTCCATCAGAGGAGCAAATGTTGTTTATCACCGCATCTCTTCACATGTTGGCAAGCCTGATATCTATGAAG GCACTATACAAGGTGGTGGCGCCGTACCTGCTTGGTGCGAACAGGAGAAGATGCAGGGGCTCCGCTTCTCGACCTCGTCGACATCATCGTGCCCCTCCACCGCTGGTTTTTTTACTCAGGCGGCACTACGGCTCTACTATGGCAGGCCTGCTTGTGGCTCAG CTTGCAGCCTCAGTCGATTTGCTCTGCGTCTCCAACCGTCCAAAGATCCCAACCCTATCATCGTCTCCTACCACGAGCTCGGCAACGAGATCGGACACGGCAAGTTCGGCTCCGTTCGGATCTATG CCGTTCAAGAGGTTCGTGCTGATCGGGTGGGTGGCCCTGGTGAACTACGGCAAGGACTACGGCCGCCTCGTCGTCATCGTCGACGTTGTTGACCAGAACAGG AACGTCGAGGACACGGTCCACCGCGAGGTCGAGATCATGCAACACCTCTCGGGCCACCCCGCCGTCGTCACGCTGAAGGCCGTCTGCGGTGGTTGCAAATCGAAG CAGCTGAAAGGGACAAGGCGATTGGGAGTCAGGGACTACATATCCCTCCTCTCCTTGATTTTCTGTCCAAAATATAAG TGTGATGAAGTTCAGCACTATGGCTGCCATTATGTGTTATGTAATGGTTAA
- the LOC119323092 gene encoding uncharacterized protein LOC119323092: MCLQTKTLLRLFCGVRGDASDQAAAAYSLGDLHKGAAKISNDILDSVGVSLYATTKNLTTVYATNGACCNLLILTRVECPTFPKMAPETCPQPEAAKLPYKKLGDSDLLISEITLRTMIFG; the protein is encoded by the exons ATGTGCTTGCAAACCAAGACTTTGTTGAGGCTTTTCTGCGGGGTCAGGGGAGACGCCAGTGATCAAGCGGCAGCGGCCTACAGCCTGGGAGACCTGCACAAGGGAGCCGCCAAGATCTCCAACGACATCCTCGACTCTGTCGG GGTTTCATTATATGCAACAACAAAAAATTTGACAACAGTATACGCGACAAATGGTGCTTGCTGCAATCTCCTCATACTTACCAGGGTTGAGTGCCCAACATTCCCGAAGATGGCACCCGAGACGTGTCCGCAGCCAGAAGCAGCGAAGTTGCCGTACAAGAAGCTGGGAGATTCAGATCTCCTTATTAGCGAGATAACTCTTAGAACA ATGATCTTTGGATAG